One genomic region from candidate division WOR-3 bacterium encodes:
- the acpP gene encoding acyl carrier protein has product MDVFNTLRDIIVEELNVTPEQVTLEARFQEDLGADSLDVVELVMKIEEKFGIEIPDEDAEKIRTVKDAVEYIENKLKT; this is encoded by the coding sequence ATGGATGTTTTTAACACTTTAAGGGATATAATTGTGGAAGAACTGAATGTAACACCAGAGCAGGTAACATTGGAAGCAAGATTTCAGGAGGATCTGGGAGCAGATTCTCTTGATGTTGTGGAACTTGTAATGAAAATAGAAGAAAAATTTGGTATTGAGATACCGGATGAAGATGCAGAAAAGATAAGAACAGTTAAGGATGCAGTTGAGTATATTGAAAATAAATTAAAAACATGA